The sequence below is a genomic window from Streptosporangium lutulentum.
CGCGGTCGTCATGTCGGGCAAGATGCTCCCCGGCACCCAGGTGCAGAACATCGACATCGGCGGACTGACCGCGACGGAGGCGGCCGACAAGCTCAGGGAGCAGTTGGGCGACAAGGCCGCCCGCACGATGACGCTCCTGGCCGCGGGCAAGAAGTACGACATCGATCCCGACAAGTCCGGGCTGGAGTTCGACGTCGTCGCCACCATCAACCAGGCGCCCAGTGACTTCCCCGCACCCATGGAGGTCTGGCGGGCGCTCACCGGCACCCTCAAGCTCGACCCCCAGATCTCGGTCGACTCCGATCTCCTGGAGAGCACGGTCACGTCCCTGGCCAAGAAGATCGACGTCAAGGTCCGCGAGGGCAAGGTCGCGTTCGAGGGCGTCAAGCCGGTCGTCGTGACGCCCCAGGACGGCCGCATCCTGGAGCAGGAGGCCGCGGCCGCCACCATCAGGAAGGCGTTCCTCGGGCCCGAGGCCGAGATCCGGCTCCCGGTCTCGGTGATCAAGCCCAAGGTCACGGCCGACGTGGTCAAGAAGGCCGCGGCCGTCGCGGGCAAGGCCCTGCCCGGCCCCGTCACCCTGACCTACGCGGGCAAGCAGGCCCAGTTGCCGGTCGAGACCCTCGCCGCGCACCTGTCCTTCGAGCCCGACGACTCCGGGGGCATGAGCCCGTCGTTCGACGCCAAGAACGCCATCGCGACCGTGGAGAAGAGGCTCGTCGACCCGTCCCTGGCCCCCCTCGAACCGACCTTCCAGATCGTCGGCGGAAAGCCCAAGCTGGTTCCGGGGCACAAGGGCAAGGGCATCGACGACAAGAAGCTCGCCGACGACGTGGCCGAGATGGTCGCCGAAAACGGCAGCCGGACCATCCCGGTCACCCTCGCGACCGTCCAGCCGCGGATCTCCGAAGCCGAGGCGCGCGGGTTCGGCATCAAGGAGAAGGTCAGCGAGTTCACCACGCCGTACGACTGCTGCCTCCCGCGGGTGACCAACATCCAGACGATCGCCAAGCTCCTCGACGGCTATCTGGTCAAGCCCGGTGAGACCTTCTCGCTCAACGGCGTCATCGGCCAGCGCGACACGGCCCGCGGTTTCGTCCCGGCACCCATGATCCAGAACGGCCGGCTGGTCGACTCGGTGGGCGGCGGCATCTCCCAGTTCGTCACGACCATGTACAACGCGGTCTACTTCGGCGGGTTCGAAGAGGTCCAGCACATGGCGCACGAGTTCTACATCTCCCGCTACCCGGCCGGACGCGAGTCCACGGTCTCCTGGCCCGAGCCCGACTTCCGCTGGAAGAACGACTCCAAGTACGGCGTGCTGGTGAAGACCTCCTTCACGAACAGCGGCGTCACGGTCGCCTTCTGGAGCACCAAGCGCTACGACATCGAGTCGATCTCCTCCGAGCGCTACAACATCACCCCCTTCAAGCGCGAGACCGACAGCGGTCCGGACTGCATCCCGATGGTCGGCCAGAACGGTTTCACGA
It includes:
- a CDS encoding VanW family protein, whose amino-acid sequence is MRNAGASIDPPTDPFEAIPLPSRPVPPGARGPKPPPGAQPQGGSRLPPGVSPDIFGSSGFGSPSAPAGRSTGLPPAAQPPQPWQMPAAPEPVVPQRSLRDEPGLMPGGDGGSSKLEPLRYEEPPPRRRRGRMFALVVLAVVLLAGVAYAIPAVVMSGKMLPGTQVQNIDIGGLTATEAADKLREQLGDKAARTMTLLAAGKKYDIDPDKSGLEFDVVATINQAPSDFPAPMEVWRALTGTLKLDPQISVDSDLLESTVTSLAKKIDVKVREGKVAFEGVKPVVVTPQDGRILEQEAAAATIRKAFLGPEAEIRLPVSVIKPKVTADVVKKAAAVAGKALPGPVTLTYAGKQAQLPVETLAAHLSFEPDDSGGMSPSFDAKNAIATVEKRLVDPSLAPLEPTFQIVGGKPKLVPGHKGKGIDDKKLADDVAEMVAENGSRTIPVTLATVQPRISEAEARGFGIKEKVSEFTTPYDCCLPRVTNIQTIAKLLDGYLVKPGETFSLNGVIGQRDTARGFVPAPMIQNGRLVDSVGGGISQFVTTMYNAVYFGGFEEVQHMAHEFYISRYPAGRESTVSWPEPDFRWKNDSKYGVLVKTSFTNSGVTVAFWSTKRYDIESISSERYNITPFKRETDSGPDCIPMVGQNGFTIDVWRVFKQNGKEIKRVKETTVYRPEVDLKCVPAAAARTPDPPAPPANPDDATNADLPGAVDAADATNATDAANDVDQ